The Mytilus edulis chromosome 5, xbMytEdul2.2, whole genome shotgun sequence genomic interval ccaaataaagttttacttacttacttacttacttttaAGTGAACTGGTTAAAGCCCGAGATTATACGAAGGTAAATGACTGGTTCTTTGTAAAGGACCTACACTGTAAACTGCTTAGTTTGAAACCAGTTGTTTTCCTGTTCGGAAGTGTGGGTTGAAGTCTGATACGTTGTGCCTGCAAGAATCGGGAGTTTTTCACCTATAAAATAAAGGTAAGCCAAAAGTAGATGTATTTTAGTATTGCATAGGTTTATCTCGATGCGGTGAAGTGATTTTCATCGCATGACACAAATTATAAGAAGCCGGAAACAACTGGCAAATGTAAGCCGGCCGGCTGCATACTGTTATTTTCAATTTCGCCAGGATTAATGAAAGACCATTTGTCATCGCTATTTCATAGTGTAAATCGAGGCATTTCACTTTGATTCAAGTTGTTTTTACGCTGTAATTTTCGAATTTTAATTTAATTGCTGGCAATACATTGTTTTACGTGCTAATGAGATGCGCATAAACTATCCTTGAAGGTTCAAGGCCAGGTTGTTTACATGATATGATTTGTGCGTCTTGTTATTGCTGATACAGGTgtttagaaataattaaaaatgacGTAAATATATCTATTAATATTTTACTTATCTGTCTGCAAACGTGCAATTTTTGCATAAACATTGCACACAGTAGAAAAAATATGTGCATTGCCAATtgttattgtatttattgaaCACTAATTAATAAATATACCCATACTCTTAGAATTTGTTATTGTGTGAAGATCTGGAACTAAACTACTATCAGCTAAAGGTAAAAACTGTATAAGACGATTAATAAGGCATAATTATAGAGATAAGTTATAATTGTCAAGTGAACAGGTGTGGGACAagattttaactttaaatttagTATCCCATATTTTTTCAGAAGAAGTTTGTATTACCTCTTGATGTCTGTTATTTAGTGTTGTTAGATTGTTGTCTCATTCATTTGTTTATACCCCACATTTCTTTCAATTGTAATCAACCTTTTTTCCATATTAGATAAAGGAATACATCCATGACATCCATtttaatgtacttttttttttcatattgaacatgttgaaaaaatGTAACTTAAAATAGGAAAAATGTTCATTGTTGTGACTTTTAgagaatatatttaaaaatgtaaatttcagAGTTGTATTAGAAAATGTTTTGTGACATTCAGATGGAATTGTATTGGAAAAAATGACTTTCAGAaggaattattttaaaatgttgtgACTAACAGATagaatctgttttgaaaaaagttatgattttcaGATACAATCATATTGAAAAGTTGTGATTTTCAGATACAATCATATTGAAAAGTTAAGTGATTTTCAGGTAGCATCTTATCGGGGAAAAAAGTGGTGACTTCTGGTAGAatcatatagaaaaataatgtgattttaagataaaataattcaaacaatttGTGACTTTCAGGaagaataatattgaaaaatgagTGATAATAAAGCTGGGGAGAACACTAGTGTGTTTAGCCCTGAGAAAACCCAGTATTATGAGGTCCATAATATAGTGGTCCCACATATTGGACCAGTGCCTATTGCCAAGGGAGACTTTCACAAACTTCCTAAAAAAGTACAGAAGTTCATTGCCAAATGGGTGAGTTGATATGTAGTGGGGAAAAATGATGTTCTTTGAGATTTCTTTACAATAGATAATATTCATTGATGAATATGATGCATACAAATGCCATTTGTTAACCATTaagttgaaataataaaaaaaacccacctaatATGTCTGTAGGGTGAAGGTATAAGGATCAAATATTACATGTGCTACTATTAAACAATATTCCAGACCTCATCTCTACTTTACCTAATATATTGTTGAAGCGGAAATACTTTTTAGATCCTATACATGTCTATTTCAAGcaatttattcaaataattcaatTAGAGAATGTATAGTTTATTTAAGTCATAAGTAGCAGAAAAGTGCCTGGTGAATGAATTTATCTGTTCTACCTACAATTATATGggaaaagaaagataactcagaTATAAAATATTGCATATTGTGTTGCATTGCTGAATAGAATACAAAAGCAGTCTTTAACCTTCAGTGAACACAAGTGcttttgataaataaatgatatcaaaagAAATAAATGACTTTTTCTGTCTTTCATATACCTTGGACAATCTATTCATAGGTTGACATTTGTGCACCAAGAGCTTTATACATCTGTGACGGTTCTAAAGAGGAATCTGATGAGATCATACACAAATTGGTAGAAAGAGGTGTTCTTACAGaacttaaaaaatatgaaaactggTAAGTTTATTATCGTTCAATTTTAGACCTAAGAGTAATGATATGATGGATATATACCCTGGGGGCCATTCATATTTTAAGAGTTGCCACTGCCCTTTTTGGGTTGACTTTATCTGTAAATCTACATTTGTGACAGTCAATTAATCAATAGATGGTGACTACACTGTTATGACTGCACTCTTCAAATATTACACTTTGATTCAATATTACAACAGTTCAAATAATCATCAGACCTCTAAAGAGCAacatagtcttcaacaatagaccaATATCTACTgtataattcagaaattattgcgtgcgtttattattgcgatttttcaAAAATGGACAGGAATGCGAGTTCAATTATTACGATTTAAGAAAAATTTACATACAGATCTATAGTTAAGTTATCAAAATGTGAAatcttattattgcgatactcacCGAGTCGCATAattcgcattaataaaaacctcccaataatttctgaatttacagtatacaattTGTCAAGCTCTAAATCATCCCTGGCCAAAAAAAGTTGggaataaattaaaagatattaactAGTACATCATAGAAGTTAAAGATTCATTTGACACAAGGAGTAGAAACATAATCTAGTTAACACTCctatttagctcacctggctctaTAACAGATATGCAGGCTctataaacaacaaaaatgatCAATGCAAGCTATAATTTGTCATGTGAGCAATTCAAGCCTCTTGTAATAATTTGAAATGGCTTTTTGTAAGTTAATTCTGTCTGATTATAATAATATTATGTTAAAATTGATTTTCTTCACAGTTTCTTGTGTAGAACTGACCCTGCAGATGTTGCTAGAGTTGAGGCCAAGACCTGGATATCAACAGAACACAAGTATGATACAGTCCCTCATGTTAGGGAAGGTGTCAAAGGTATTTTGGGACAATGGATTGCACCACCAGACATGGAAAAAGAGATGAATGACAGATACCCTGGCTGTATGAAAGGTAAACATATACAGTATATAGATataatagatgtggtatgagtgcaaatgagacaactcttcatccaagtggACAGTTGTCTCAGTATATACAGTATACCAACTATGTCATCGACAGTGTGATAAtgtgtgaaattgtttatcaattATTCATTTTACCTCACTTTGCTTATTTGGAATATGTCCTATTGGAGAACCCATCATCAAATTGATTTACAGCTGACAAGTTTCTAACTATGCATTTATTAATTTCAGGCAGGACCATGTTTGTGATTCCCTTCAGTATGGGACCAGTTGGAGGGCCCATCAGTAAAATTGGGATACAGCTGACTGATTCTAACTATGTATTACTGTGTATGAATATTATGACTCGTGTAGCACCAAAAGTTTGGGAGACTTTGGGAGATGGTGAATTTGTCAAATGTATACACTCTGTTGGGTGTCCTAGACCTGTAGAACGTGAGTATTATGTCTCaatctgcctaagaatcaggaaGTGGAGaaaatattacaaacaaaaaccaactCCAAGTTGacattaatttatgttcaaaatgtcCTTTTACTGTTCTAGTAGTTCCAGATATAATTTAGTTGAAATGCACTTGAAATTCacaattaaggggagataactctgtgacTTGCTCTCATTCTTACCAAAATTTCTCCAGAGATTTCTTGAATTACCAGACATGCAGAAATGAAAGACATACTATTTCTAAATCAGGATGAGGGTAACTTCAAAATAGGATGATTAGGTAGGTGGGATTTTTACGgccatgttttgatttttttttaattgcctgATTCTTTCAAAGACTTGTCTGTAAGGAGGTGTTAACTATGCATTGAGAGGTTCCTTTATTTCAGTGTTTGTCTTAAAATTTTCTACTCacttttttattacatgtaaatTTACAAGATTTACATTCATGTTATGTAAAGGATTTAAATAgttgtatataaaatataaaatatatttcaaattgtgTGTAAAGGGGGAAGGTATGGTGCGGCTGGGGTCAAACCATTAAATCTCTTGTATCTATTACAGCTACAGAAGAACTTCCAGCGACTTTAAATGGGTCATTTGCAAAGAACTCTCAAAGCATTTTGtccacaaaaaaaattaaaaaatcattaaatgaGTCATTCTAGTTTATTAATCATTATGCTTGATCAAGCCTGCTATACATATCATATCTTTGAAGTTAAAACCTATCTTATTAGGAGACATTCATTGTGTTCCGTTCTATCAATCAAAAGGATAAATATTGACTTTTATTTACAGATTTGACCTATCTATCTAGATAAGTAATCATTATTGTATGATGATggacatttttattttacaggaaAGGTTGTAAACCATTGGCCATGTAATCCAGAGAGAATCATGATAGCCCACAGACCAACAGAGAGAGAAATCATGTCATATGGTAGTGGGTATGGTGGAAACTCTCTACTGGGAAAGAAATGTTTTGCCCTAAGAATAGCCAGTGTAATAGCTAGAGACGAAGGGTGGCTTGCAGAACATATGTTGGTAAGTTCTTAGAATAGCCAGTGTAATTGCTAGAGATGAAGGGTGGCTTGCAGAACATATGTTGGTAAGTTCTTGAATTGAAGTTTTAATTGGAGCAAGAGTTGGTAGCAAGTGGAAGACCTGTTGATAATGACTTCCAGTGTGATTACTGTTGGACTCTCCAGTATAATTACTATTAGACTATCCAGTATAATTACCATTAGACTATCCAGTATGCTTATTTTTAGGCAATCCAGTATGATTACTCTTAGACTACTTCGTTTAACTTCTGTTAGACTATCCAGTTTGATTACTTTAAGACTACTTTGTTTAATTTCTGTTAGACTCAGGTATAATTACCATTAGACTGTCCAGTATGAATACTCTTAGACTATCCAATACTCTTACTCTTAGACAATCCAGTATGAATACTCTTAGACTATCCAATACTCTTAATCTTAGACAATCCAGTATGATTACTCTTAGACTATCCATTATGACTACTCTTAGACTATCCAGTATGAATACTCTTATACTATCCAGTCTGATTATTCTTATACTATCCAGTATGAGTACTCTTAGACTATCTAGTATGTTTACTCTTAGACAATCAAGTATGATTACTCTTCGACAATCAAGAATGCTTACTCTTTGACTACTTCATTTAACTTCTGTTAGACTATCCAGTATGATTACTTTAAGACTACTTTGTTTAATTTCTGTTAGACTACCCAGTATGATTATCCTCAGACTATTcagtattcaatatttttttgctgTAATGAAAACTGCTGGAAAAGTTATGATTTTACAGTACTTTCAATACTTATTAGAACAGAAAATAGAACTATTTACTGGAAAGTTAACATTTTGGATTCTCCTAAAGATCTCATGGAAGTGCAAATTCAATtatcttttaaaatgtagaatatGAAGATTAAAATTCattgtctattttttttctccagaTTATGGGACTTAAAAATGATAAGACAGGTGATGAAAAATTCATTTGTGCAGCATTTCCCAGTGCTTGTGGTAAGACTAACTTAGCCATGTTACAACCATCTGTACCTGGATACACAGTCAGAGTAGTAGGTAAGTCAGGGAAACAATATTTTATAAGTGACAAActgagcattttttttttaaagtattgagTCTAGGAAAAAGATCTGTAGAATGTAATGTACTTTTTATGCCTGTGATATATCTGAAGCGTGATATATCTGAAGCATGATATATCTGAAGCATGGTTTATCTTCAGCTTTTGTAGCATTTATTATGCTTTTTGCAGCATTTGACTAACACTTCAGTGAAATATTTGGTAaactatttttacatttacaCTAGCCTTCCTTAATGTCTGTTGTCATATAGAAAAagaatttttatttcctattctCAGAATATGGATCCGGATTATGCATTATAAATTTCTACTTTTTAAGTGAATCATGTtatcaaacaaaaatcaaatacttTGATAGTTATAATCTTCTGTTTCAGGTGATGATATTGCATGGCTTAAGTTTGACAAAGAGGGTACCCTGAGAGCCATCAATCCTGAGGCTGGATTCTTTGGCGTAGCACCTGGTACAAACTTTAAAACCAACCCCAATGCCATGAAGACATTCCAGAAAAACTCTATATTTACCAATGTAGCCGAGACTGCTGATGGAGGATTTTACTGGGAAGGCATGGAGGATGAAGTAGACAAGGTATTTATCCATTTGTATGACCTTTCAACAATAGTTTTGAATCAGTCCATCCTGTTTTCCTAGATGTATATATCGGTTTGCTAAAGTATTGTGCTTAAAGTAGCAATCTGTAATTCATTGTAGGAAAGCAACGATGTTCAATTTTAAATTACCAAGTACTGTTCACTACAGTATATCAAACAATTTGATAAATACAACCTACTTTTTTTTGCATAGGTCCTTTTTATATGACAGTAATTTTTGTATGCCctacctacaatagtagagggcattatgttttctggtctatgggTCCGTTCATTCGTCTGTTCTTTCGTTTGTTCGTCCATCCGTTTGTTTGTCCGTTCTTCCCGATTCagggttaagtttttggtcaaggtagtttttgaggaAGTTAAAGTCCAGTCCactcaacttgaaacttagaacacatgttccctataatctttttaattttaatgccaaattagaatttttaccccaatttcacggtccactgaacataggaaatgatagtgcgagtggggtatctgtgtacttaggacacattcttgttttaccatgtattaagatttttgtttttgggccccgttatcaaattggtccaaattgacGTCTAAAAAGTCCAAAATTgatcatcaaaaattgaattcttggggttctttgatatgctgaatctaaccatggaTTTTAATgtttcagagctgtatcaagcttaaatgttgtgtccgtaCTTGTCCCAattgttcagggtttgacctctacAGTCGTATCAAACTGCAAATTTTATTATGGTAAATGTGTGAACTTTCACTTGAGCATCACTTTATATCATACATCAGCAGTTTCCAACTGATACCATTTCCTGATGGATAAATTTTTTTTGACATTGTGGTTAATAATTTGTAACTTCTTTCTTCAGAACATGATGATAACAACATGGTTGAATAAAAAATGGCAGATCGGAGCCCCAGGAAAGGCAGCACATCCTAATTCAAGATTTACTGCCCCTGCTAGCCAGTGTCCTAATATACATCCTGATTGGGAGAAACCAGAGGGAGTACCTATTTCTGCAATAATCTTTGGTGGAAGGAGACCTACAGGTAAGGTTGAGACTAGAGGGAGTTCCTATCTCAGTATTTATCTTTGTGGGAATTTTACGAGTAATTTTATGCATTGCTGACAAAAGACCAAAACTACTTTACTGGAACAACTTTGTTGTTGAATATATTTGCATGCATGACAGTCAATGGTTATTTTGTAGAAACTTTTATAATGCATTATGCTTTTTAAGAGAACTAAAGTTTTCAAAAGCCAACACAAATAAAAGTTTCTGTTCTCTTTCCTCAATATTTAAgtcattttttgttttacttgGTTATAGGTGTACCATTGGTGTTTGAGACTTTCAGCTGGCAGCATGGAGTGTCTGTGGGAGCCTGTGTCAAGTCTGAAGCTACTGCTGCAGCTGAATTTAAAGGTAATCAAATTTATAACAAACCATGATAATATAGtgtaaataatataattttgtaGGTACAAGTGTTTGTTAGTTCTCTTCTTATTTAGCAATTTTACTCATAAGTATAACaaaattagagaaaaaataaTAGGGTCAAATTGGAAAGCATAACAATTTCTATCTATCCTGAAAATTGTGGGAAAATGTGCCTTCATGCAAATAAGCCATATCTTTTGGAGTTTTTGCTGCTGAAATGCTGAATTTAACCAGTTTTCTTATGAAAAATTAATTATGGATTTTGGGATGTACAGCAGTCGAGCTGGATTTTAACTGGTTTATTTTTGTGGTTGTGGctgttatcttaaaaaaaaaaatgtagacactgggttaaacatgttaattgCATACATAATCAGCAAAACAAGTGAAACTATATTATGTGTATATAAATGCAATAATTAGGAAACTCACAATTTTTTTCAACAGTTGAGCATTAGACAGTCACACTGTGCCTTTGTAATTTAAAAGACCACATTCATttcaattaaaagatttaaaattaaatagttaAAAATCCATGTATTAAGGATTGTTTCATTATATGTCTTGTATTTCAGGAAAGATGATCATGCATGATCCAATGGCTATGAGGCCATTTATGGGGTACAACTTTGGAAATTATCTAAAGCACTGGTTGAATTTGGAAGCCAAACCACACACGGTAGGAAAGAAAATGTAGTCTGCTACTCAAAAAATCTCATAATTCACTTTGTACTGATTCTTGGAAGTATTGTTTAGACACAGCATAATTTCCCTGAAAAAGATGCCCCAATATCGTTGTGTATTTTGATAGTTAAGGATATGAAAACTTTTTTTGGGGACCTCAGtatctttgaaatgtttaactTGACCTTAAATTGTTTAAGCCAACTTTCAagtacttcttttttttttgggggggggggggggggaaggggggggggttGACTTTAACATTACAAAATGACCTTGAGTTATGTGTTTTTATGAGGATCAACATAGATATGTATAGTTAGTTTTGATTAATGTTTTCATGTAATTCAGTTAAAAATAGATACAAACTTTATAATTTATTGATCTAATATTGTAACAATACTATGAGTTTCTTGGTAAGGATACATTTCTTTGGCTATAAAAGTGGCAGTGATATAACTTTGAACTTTTTCAGGTTCCTAAAATCTTCCATGTGAACTGGTTCCGAGTAGATGAAGAAGGAGAATTCCTGTGGCCAGGTTTTGGAGATAATATCCGTGTATTGGATTGGGTATTAagaagatgtgctggagaggaaGGCATTGCTGAGAAAACTCCTGTAGGGTATATACCCAAGAAAGGTAAATACTGATGTTATGTTTGGGGAAAAAAACCCAATAGGAAATGTTCTAAACAAGGATGATTATTGGCAGATAGAAATTGCTCTTACTGCCATAGCTTATATACCTATGAAAGGTATATATTGGCACAAAAAAATGGCATATGTTATAGAAATGGCTTATATACAATGAAGAGAATAATACTTGCAGAGAGAAATACCTATACTGACATACTACTCTGTACAAAGATAGGTAAACTATTGGCCCAAAAGTAACTTATAATGCCATGGCTTAATTATATAACCCAAATATATGTCAACactgacattaaaaaaaaaagaagactggCTCAccattcaaagaaaaaattattgagaaaggagtaagttcggtaagggccatatttggccccaattataaagttcatagttacaagacaataaatgttttaagttgccttaaagacatgttagaaagttaaacagaactggttttgtcaaagtttaattctaacacgttgatttttacatccaaaaaaggtcaagataagggattttggtgaaatttgacaaaatcagctagatttcaaccaaataaaggaccaggaaacatagagcgcaggcttCGACAAGCTTaagattcaaataagacatgtgatatgtcttcacaaacattattttaaaagatctttgttgtcgacgtatgcgctctatgtttcctgtccaataatctatggaaattcacccattttcattgattttttcgtgaaaaatcaatatgagtacaacttgtgacgtcataatgaaacgcagaaacgtaaaattttcaacaaaatggtttatatcctagctagtcaatgtattagctataatttatcgtgatattggtcgataaatccgaatttgaaatttacgctaaaaaagggggccattttaggaccttatcgaacatactcctttatcTCTCTAACTTGATGAAATATACATTACCCAGTAATCAATATGCTGAAGACCAAAAAGTTTTGGAAAACTTTGCAAAAAAACTGTTGGTGCTTTAAATAGAATAGAAGTGCAAAAGTATATGTAATTgtttttggatatatttttcaGAATCATTTAATTTGACCAACCTTGGTGATCTTAAATGGGATGAACTGTTCAGTATTCCTAAGTACTATTGGCTGGATGACATCAGAGAGAGTAAGAGATTCTTAGAAGATCAAGTAGGAACAGATGTACCACAAGTTATCTGGGATGAATTGGATGAACAAGAAAAGAGACTGCGAGATTTACtgtaaaacattttgttgatCAGTAGACCATATCTTCCAAATGTTTTGAGTTAAGGTTACTGAAGTGTTTGGTGACTTTTTCACAGTATACATTAGTTAGCGGAGTGGAGTGGtgataataaatcaaaatatctttt includes:
- the LOC139523217 gene encoding phosphoenolpyruvate carboxykinase [GTP]-like, with amino-acid sequence MSDNKAGENTSVFSPEKTQYYEVHNIVVPHIGPVPIAKGDFHKLPKKVQKFIAKWVDICAPRALYICDGSKEESDEIIHKLVERGVLTELKKYENCFLCRTDPADVARVEAKTWISTEHKYDTVPHVREGVKGILGQWIAPPDMEKEMNDRYPGCMKGRTMFVIPFSMGPVGGPISKIGIQLTDSNYVLLCMNIMTRVAPKVWETLGDGEFVKCIHSVGCPRPVERKVVNHWPCNPERIMIAHRPTEREIMSYGSGYGGNSLLGKKCFALRIASVIARDEGWLAEHMLIMGLKNDKTGDEKFICAAFPSACGKTNLAMLQPSVPGYTVRVVGDDIAWLKFDKEGTLRAINPEAGFFGVAPGTNFKTNPNAMKTFQKNSIFTNVAETADGGFYWEGMEDEVDKNMMITTWLNKKWQIGAPGKAAHPNSRFTAPASQCPNIHPDWEKPEGVPISAIIFGGRRPTGVPLVFETFSWQHGVSVGACVKSEATAAAEFKGKMIMHDPMAMRPFMGYNFGNYLKHWLNLEAKPHTVPKIFHVNWFRVDEEGEFLWPGFGDNIRVLDWVLRRCAGEEGIAEKTPVGYIPKKESFNLTNLGDLKWDELFSIPKYYWLDDIRESKRFLEDQVGTDVPQVIWDELDEQEKRLRDLL